The genomic region CGGCGCCAACGGGCCGGCCAGCTCCCGGAACACGCCCTCCAACACCAGCGGACCCAGACGCCCGCGCGCCCGGGTAAACGACGACTTGTTCGGAATGCTTGCACTCAGCTCTGGGACGCTGCCGACCAGGTGTTCAGCGACATCGTCGTAGGAGTCCTGCTGGAACAGTGCCAGCGCAAGGGTGAAATAGACCATGAACCCAGCGGGCAGAGCGCCGGGCTTCTTGTCCCGGACCCGGCACTTCTCCAGCACCCCGGCGACGAGTTCCGGAGTCACCCATCGGGTCACTACCCCCAGCCGCACATGATCGGACAACCCCACCCAAGGATGCATGCCCGGCCCAACGACCCCGCCCCTCCAGCGTCACTGCGAACTGCTTGACGAGTTCAAGCAACGGCATTGTGTCCCGGGCGGGAAGTGGGCGACGGTGACGGACAAGCCGGACTCGTCGGCGAAGACGGCGAGGTCCATCTTGAACAGGTGGGAGTCGGCGGAGTTCGCTCCGCCGGAGTCCGCCGTGACCAGCAGCCTGCCAGCGCCGGGGTAGTCCGCCTTGCCCTGGTCGTTCCACCAGCGGCGCAGGGACTCCACCGCGAAGGCGGCGGTGTTGCGGTTGGTACCCACGTTCACCCAGCCGGTGTCACGTCCAAGGTCGTAGACGCCGTAGGGGATGGCGATCGGGGTGTCCGGCCCGGTGAAATCATGGTCCGGAGCGGTGATCGGATCGCCCTTTGGACGGTAGGTACGGCCGGGACGGGCGAACTCGCCGATCGGTTCCTTCTGCTTCGCATCCACGCTCACCACGGGCAAGCCGCGGGCCAGGAAGAGCTCGGCGGCCGCGTTGATATGCCGGAACTGGGCGTCACGGTCCGGTGACTGCGAGCCGGCCCGGGTCTTGGCCATGCCCTGCAGACTGAACCCCATCTCCCGCAGCAGCCCGCCGACCACCGGAGCACTGACCGGATGCCCCGCATCGCTCAGCTCTCGAGCCAGGTCCCGCAACGACGCCGTCGTCCAGCGCAACGGAGACACCGGATCACCCACCTCCCGCGGCTCGATCAACGCCTCGAGCGCCGGCCGGAGGCCAGGGTCCCGCTCAGCAGCCGACCTGCGGCCACCACCTGGCCGACGCACCCGGCCCAACGACTCGGCCCCGCTGGCGAGTTCGGTGCATCCCCGCGCGACGGTCGACTCCGAGACCTCCGCCAGCCTGGCCACCGCCACGATCCCGCCGTGCCCCAGCGCCTCGGCCTCCGACGCCAGATACAAACGACGCTGCCGCTCATCCAGATGCGGCAACAACGCCGCGAACTTCACGTCCAGGACCGCCAGGTCCTCCTCAGAAATCCCCACAACAGACCACGTATCACGGTACGTACGGCAGCCACACCGAAAACCGTCAGTAATTCACTGACGGCTCCTCACCAGCGCGTCTCCCCGGCGAAATACCGGGCCGCCTTGCGGAGGATGTCGCGCTCTTCCTCCAGCTCACGGATCCTCTTCCGCGCCGCGGCCAGCTCCACGCCGGCACCATCAGCCTGCGCAGCGGCCGGAGGCGCGGAGTGGGCACCGGGGCCGCGGCCGTCGGCGGCCCGGATCCAGTTCCGCAGCGTCTCGGTGTTCACCCCGAGATCACCAGCGACCGACTTGATCGTCACTCCCGGACGCGACCGGTACAACGCGACCGCGTCCGCCTTGCACTCGGCGGGGTAATGCTTCATCCCCACGGGGACTCCATTCTCCTGGACCATCAAGATCCAAGTCTCTCCGGTGTCCAAAACCCGGGGTCAAGGCCCGGCTGCTCTCGCTTGCCCTGGAGGCGCTCAGGCTTGGAACCACCGTGGTCCTGGATTTCGGATGCTGGTCTCGTGTTGAGAGGTCCGCAATCCGATGGCTGGCGGTTGCCGGTGGACCTGGAAACCCAGCGCGCGAGGATCGTCCGTCGCCAGTCGCTCACTCCGGATCAGACCTTCCCGATGAGCGAGGCGGACCTCTTGAACTGGAGGAAGCTGTTCGAGGAGCCGGATGCTGCAGAACTCGATGGGGATGAGATTGGCCCCCGCCTCCTGATTGGCAGGGTTGGCCCGAGTGGGCCGCCGATCGGTGGCCATCTTTCAGTGGTCGTTAAGTCCGACTTCTCTTCGTTCGTGATCGCTCGATCGTGGTACTGATCGCGGTCCGGCCTGCCCGATGGGCATGTCCATGTTGAGATGCGGGGCGTGAAGAGAGAGCCGTATCTCAGCGACTTGTCGGACGGGCAGTGGGCGTTGATCGAGCCGATGATCACGGCCTGGAAACAGGGCCGGGTGGCGCGGTCGGCGACCGGGGATCCCGGGTCTTGTGACCTGAGGGAGGTCGTGAACGCGATCTTCTATCAGAACCGGACGGGCTGTCAGTGGCGCATGCTGCCGCATGACCTGCCGGCCTGGTCGGCGGTGTTCTACTCTTCAGGTTGTGGCGCGAGGATGGGCTCGACCAGCGGATTCAGGAACTCCTGCGCTGCCAGGTCCGGGAGAAAGCCCGCCGATTAGAGGACCCGTCCCTCGTGATCATCGACACCCAGTCCGTCCGCGCCGCGGCGGGTTTCCCCAGGACCACGACGGGGCTGGACGCGAACAAGAAGGTGTCGGGGCGCAAGCGGGGACTGGCCGTCGACGTGCTGGGGCTGATCATCGGCGTCGTCGTCATGGCCGCCTCGGCGCACGACAACGCCGCCGGCACCGCCCTGCTCGACCAGGCCGCCGAGCGGTGCGGAATGCGCCTGGAGAAAGCCCTGGTCGACCAAGGCTTCAAGGAAGCGGTCATCGTTCACGGCGCACTGCTGGACATCGGCGTCGAGGTCGTCCGCCGCAACCCTGCCGACCAGGGCAAAGGGTTCGTCCCGCAGCCCAAGCGGTGGGTGGTCGAGCAGACGAATGGCACGCTGATGCTCCACCGGCGCCTGACCCGTGAGTACGACCACCGGCCTGACACCTCCGCCTCGCGCGTCTACTGGGCCTCCACCGCGAACATGGCCCGGCGCCTCACCACGCCCACGCCGGCCTGGCGCGACACCATCGGGCTGGCCGCGTGAACATCACCGAACTCCTGGTGGACCTTCACATCCGGGAGAACGAGGCCACGGCCCGGGCGGACGAACTCCGCAATCAGATCGCGCACTTCACTGCCATTCTCACCGAGACCGAAGCGCATCTTGCGGACCTGGCCACCACCCGCAAGATCATCGCCGAACTCGCACCGACCGGGACCGAACCCGATCCACCTGAGTCGAGCACTGCCTACCAAACCATCGTGAACACTTTCAACCAGCACCCCGACCAGGTGTTCCGGGCCCGCGAGCTGCACGAACTCCTCGGCATGCCCACCGACGAGGCATCCGTCAACATCACCCGCAGCCGCCTCAGACGCCTCACCCGTCAAGGCTTCCTCACCCAACCCGGACGAGGCCGCTACCAGAAACGGACTTAACGCCCACTCAGTGCCTGCTCCTGAGGCGGGGGTTCGTGGGACCTCAGCCGGCGGGGGCCGGGTCCATGGAGCGTCGGCGTCGAGGGATGAGATGAGCTTCGACGAGAACCGTCTGTTCGCGAGCAGCGCTTCGCGAGGAGAGTCGCGTCATTCAACCACCGTGGCAGGAATGACGCTTGGTTCCTTGTGAGCACCTGTTCCATATGGCGGCGCCCGGCCGGGAGGTGTGTCCGGCCGGGCCCTGTCACTCGGTGGTGTGGGTTATCCGATGGTGAGGAAGGTGTTCCAGCCGTCTTCGTCGATGCCGGTGGCGGTGCCCGGCATGTGGTCGGTCGCGCCCGGGAAGAGGTACTGGTTCCCGTTGACGCTGGTGACCCAGATGTCGGGGACACCGTCTCCGTTGGCGTCGGGCGTGCCTAGGACCAGAGGGAGTTCGGCTCTGCTCCAGTACGTGGTCGCGTAGGTGTTGTCCTTGCCGTCAGCGGAGTTTGCGGCGGAGCTGAGCGAGGTCATGTCCGCGCCGCCGTTGGCGCCCGGCTTGCCCCTGCGCAGGAGCAGGCCGCGGTTGGGGTCCGCGTCGTTGCGGTAGAGGAGGTCCGGTACTCCGTCGCCGGAGATGTCGCGGACGCTGACGATGTCGCGGGGCGTCCAGGTGGTCGCGATCTTCTTCACCGTGGTGAAGCTCGCTCCGGTGTAGCCGGTGAAGGCCCACAGCCCGTCGGCGTCGAGGGCGAACATGTCGGCGAAGCCGTCGCCGTCGACATCCTCACTGACGACGATCTGCCGGAAGATCAAGGGGTCGGGTGCGCCTGCGGGCAGGAGGATTTCCATGCGGCGGCCGACGTCGAACTGGCCGGTGCCGGTGCCCGGGTAGACGTAGAACTTTCCGTCGGGCATCCGGGCGATGAGGTCGGTGAGCCCGTCACCGGGGAACCAGTCGGTGGAGTGTCCGATGAGCGCGGACTTTCCGGTCGTCGGGTCCTTCCAGTAGCCGGGGGCCACGGGTGTGCCGTTCTCGACGGCGCCGGGGACGTAGGCGTCGGTGTCGCCGTTCCCGTCGCCGGCGTAGGTGCGCAGGTTGCCGTCCTTGTCGATGGCGAGGATGTCGGGGTGCCCGTCACCGGTGACGTCGCCGGGTTTGTCGAGGCCGGCGCGTGGCTTGGCGTAGAAGCGGTACTCGGTGGGGGCGGAGATGTTGCCGGCCTTATTGGCCGTGCGGACGTACAGGACGTTGGGGCCGGCGGTGTCGACCTGGAGGCTGATGGTGGCCAGGTCGCCGCTGGAGGGTGTGGCTGTGTGCTGGTAGACGGGCCGGTTCAGGCCCCACTGGTATTCAAGGATGTCCTCGGCCTTGGCGCCGTTGCCGCGGATGTCGATTTTCTGACCGGCCGTGCCGGCGGCGTTCACGCTCCATTGGGTGTGGTTGGGGCCGGGTTCCGGGAAGTCGGTGGAGGCGACGGCGGGGTTGGGCGGGACGGTGTGGTCGACGGTGAAGGTGCACCAGCCGCCGCCACCGGAATCCAAGGGCCCGCTGCCCGGGGACCCCGCGGTGGTCGTGTCCCTGGTGCGGGAGAGCCAGTAGTACTTGTGGCCGGATTCGAACGTGTCGAAGGCGAGTTCCCTGCTGACCACTCCGTCGCTGTTCGGCGGCAGCCATTCGTTGTGCTTCTGCGCACCGCTCGCGGCGTCCCAGATCTCGATCTGCACCCCGGTCAGGTCAAGGGGGCCATCGCGGTCGGTGCCCTTGACCTGGAAGGTCACGTTGGTCTTGCCGATGCTGGTGCCTGCGCCGGTGGTGAGGCAGGGACCGCCCGGGAAGGTCTGCATGTTCGCCGCGATGGGGGTGTCGGGCGGAGTGTTGTAGGTGATGTCGATGTACGGGGCGGTCTCGCCGTTGGCGAGGAGCTTCTTCCAGTAGTACGAGTCCGACTCGTTCGGGGCCGCGAAGCCCAGGGACAGTGCGCCCCAGCGGCTGTTCGCCGCGTCGGTGACCAGGCCCCTGATGTCGGTGGCGATCCAGTTGTCCGGGCAGGCGCTGCTGTAGCCGTAGCCGGCGTAGTCGCTGGCCACCTTTCTGGTCCAGTAGCCGGTCGTGTTGTTCCAGGTGCTCGACGAGCTGATGTAGGGAGTCGAGTAGATGTCCATCTGCTTCTGGGAGCAGGACCACGAGTACGTCTGCAGGGCCCGGACGCTGGCGGAGATGACGTTGGCGCCGTGGAGTTCGCTGCCGAAATCGAAGTTGAAGATGGAACGGGACGTGCCACCGGTGGTGGACTCGTATCCGACACGCGCCTCGTTCGTGCCGCTCGCGTTGTAGTTCTGCCCGTTGTAGAAGCTGGAGTTGCCCTCGGTTTTGTAGAGCAGCGTCCACGAGCGCTTGTGCCCCTTGAACGAGGGGTCGATGAACACCGGGTACACCGTTTCCGGTGCGCTCAGCAGGCCGGTGTCGGGGGTGAGGGACAGCACGTTG from Streptomyces sp. NBC_00190 harbors:
- a CDS encoding transposase; translation: MKHYPAECKADAVALYRSRPGVTIKSVAGDLGVNTETLRNWIRAADGRGPGAHSAPPAAAQADGAGVELAAARKRIRELEEERDILRKAARYFAGETRW
- a CDS encoding FG-GAP-like repeat-containing protein; the encoded protein is MAEPEARRLAEKSGKEVEVTAARSANTTTWARPDGSYRKQVFNAAFRAKVDGWWKPIDTGLHRVEAGYAAKAVNGRVVFSAGTKQHAASGGERSSRSVTRVALRQDTPGEVWTELVRLNTDGHDMVVSWPGTLPEPVIDGPRALYENVRPGIDLVMTAQDGGYSHVLVVKDRQAAADPLLGELKYRLASPDLAFRLDAESGALSARNTQDEEVAGSPTPMMWDSSGKVATTDHEPAWEPTGKAAQHPTLAMAGLAGAEGARLKPAKPALADNVLSLTPDTGLLSAPETVYPVFIDPSFKGHKRSWTLLYKTEGNSSFYNGQNYNASGTNEARVGYESTTGGTSRSIFNFDFGSELHGANVISASVRALQTYSWSCSQKQMDIYSTPYISSSSTWNNTTGYWTRKVASDYAGYGYSSACPDNWIATDIRGLVTDAANSRWGALSLGFAAPNESDSYYWKKLLANGETAPYIDITYNTPPDTPIAANMQTFPGGPCLTTGAGTSIGKTNVTFQVKGTDRDGPLDLTGVQIEIWDAASGAQKHNEWLPPNSDGVVSRELAFDTFESGHKYYWLSRTRDTTTAGSPGSGPLDSGGGGWCTFTVDHTVPPNPAVASTDFPEPGPNHTQWSVNAAGTAGQKIDIRGNGAKAEDILEYQWGLNRPVYQHTATPSSGDLATISLQVDTAGPNVLYVRTANKAGNISAPTEYRFYAKPRAGLDKPGDVTGDGHPDILAIDKDGNLRTYAGDGNGDTDAYVPGAVENGTPVAPGYWKDPTTGKSALIGHSTDWFPGDGLTDLIARMPDGKFYVYPGTGTGQFDVGRRMEILLPAGAPDPLIFRQIVVSEDVDGDGFADMFALDADGLWAFTGYTGASFTTVKKIATTWTPRDIVSVRDISGDGVPDLLYRNDADPNRGLLLRRGKPGANGGADMTSLSSAANSADGKDNTYATTYWSRAELPLVLGTPDANGDGVPDIWVTSVNGNQYLFPGATDHMPGTATGIDEDGWNTFLTIG